A region of the Candidatus Zixiibacteriota bacterium genome:
GAACAGTCGCTCGGTCTATTTTTTTGTCCCATAGAGATGGTCTGATATCTACGGGAGTTACATTGTAACCACGCCTGGTTAACTCCTGAGTAAGGGCCGTACCCACCGTCCCCGAAGATCCCGTAAGCAGAATTCTCATTTTTACCGCTGCCATGTCTATAGAAACTCCATTCCTTGTTTTTCAAAATTCTTTCGATTGAAAATACCGAAGTAATCGATAATTACCGGTTTACGACCTGTCATGCGTACCAGATCAGTCGGTTTGATCTTCTTGAATCCGGCATGAGCGCACCCGACAACCACAGCCCGGCTCCCTTTGAGGGCTTCTGAAATATCCTTACAAAGATCCAGACCGGCATCCGGAAGACGTTTGGCTTTTTTCAGATAAGGATCGTACAGCGTCGGTTTAGCACCACGTTTTCTCAGCATCTGAGCCAATTTGACAGCTTGTGAACCACGAGTATCATCGGTCTCCGGTTTAAAAGCCACTCCGAGTATCGCGATTCGTTTGCCCTTCAAACTGCCGAGTTTTTTCTTAAGCCTTTCTATTATTCCTTCCAGTATCTGATCGTTGATCAGCAGCGCCGTATAGGCCGTCTGAAAATCGAATGAAGGCTCAAGTTCCGAGGAATTGATCAAATGGCAGTCTTTGGGCAGACATGAACCGCCAAATCCCAGGCCCGGAGTGAAGTATTCGAGACCGATCCGTGGATCTCGACCTATCCCCTCTCGGACAGCCTCCATATCGAGACTCTCGACACGAGCATACTCAGCCAGTTCGTTGATAAATGCCAGACGGTGAGACAGGTATAAATTTGATCCCAGCTTGACAAGCTCCGCACTTCTAAGGTCGGTAACGACAAACGGTGTTCGTTTCGGATATAGTGATTTCAAGAGTTTCTCGACCGCACTACCATGATGCCCCTGTGGAGTACCAATAACCACACGCCAGGGAGAGGCTGTGTCTTCGTAGGCGAAACCTTCGCGTAAAAACTCCGGTGCAACGGTTACCTCGACCAAATCCGCGGCAGGAGTCCTGGCTACTAATCCGGCAAACATCTCTGCAAAACCAAGCACGTTGGTCGATTTCAGGATAACGGAGCCTTTTCGCTTTCTTTGCGTACTGCCAATCCAACCGGCCATGCGTTCGAATGCCGACAGTTTCATTTTCCAGGTTTTCTGATCGGCTGAATCGATAGCGATAACGATTGTACCGGCGCTTGCAAAATCGTCCGGATGTGGTTCATCAACAGTCAGTCGGTCGGTCTTAATCAGCTTCCGAAATTCCCGATCGAGTCGTGGTTCATGAAAATGAAGTTTACCGCCGTTGAGGGATTCGACCAGTATTGGATTCTTTTCGGCCACTACAACCGAGCAGCCTTTGTTTGCCATGAAGGTCGCAGTGGCCAGGCCGACAAAACCGGCACCGACTACGAGGATTGATTTCTCAGTTGTCATATCGGAGAATTATAACGAGGACGACGAGGATAGCCAAGCAGTTTTAGGTCGTTTCCTTGAAACCCCAGTTCAGCAACTTGCGAGCTTCTTTGAATCGGAGTTTGTCGCCCGGCACGCCGAGGACCACCGCCGTCAGTCTCTGTCCGGTTTTATTGCGCACGATTGTCCCCAGACAATAATCCGAGGCCTGGATATAACCGGTTTTACCGGCCATCACTTTGTAGGGTGACCAGATCAGGAGATTGGTATTACCCATGGGCAGCTTGTTGTATCGTTTTCTGTTAAGGTAAGTCGCTTCATAGCGCTTTTTCGAGGTGATCTTGGCAATGGTAGGATATTCAAAGGCATAATGGAGCATCTTGGCTACTTCTATTGCCGTCGAAACGTTACGTTGATCCAGCCCCGAAGGCTCATAAAAACGGCTGTGGGACAAACCAAGCTCGGCAGCTTTTTTATTCATGAGAGCGGCGAAAGCATCGATAGAACCGGCCGTCGCCCGAGCCAGCGCTCGTGCTGCGCGGTTATCGGAACAAAGCAGCATAGCATGAAGTAAATCACGAAGAGTCATCTGCGACCCTACTGTTAGACGTGATTTAGATGAACGATAGGCGTCGGCTTTGGTAATTGTCTCCGTATTATGATCGAGATCGATACCGGCGTCGAGAATTACCATGGCTGATATCAACTTCGATATCGAAGCAATCGGACGGACATCATCCCCGTGTTTGGAATATAGCACCTCGCCGTTATCGTAGTTAACCAGCACCGCAGCCTTCAGATTTAAGTAAGGTCCCTTTTCACGAACGTGATCATAATCGAAATGAAAATGCTGATTGACGGCAGCCTGGGTGTCGATTGTCGTATGTGGTTCGAAAAACTGTAAGGTACCGGTGGACAGAATCAACAATGCCAGGAGGTAAGCCCCGATACCGAAAATGTGTTGTCTAATGCCCATAGTTGTTTAATCGACCGGCCCCAGCTCAGTATTTAATCCACTTAATAATCTCCGGCAGCGTTGGCCGTTTGCCGTACATCAAAATGCCGATTCGGAATATCTTGCTCGTTATCCAGATCATACCGAGCACGGAAACGATGACGACAATTAACGACAACGTAGCTTCGCCGACTATCCCGGAAAAGAGTGATATCTCGGTCAGGGTTGGGGCAACAAAGGCTACTCGCATCATTGTCATCGTGGGTGCCGTCAGTGGTATGAAGGAGAGCACTGTGGCCATGGTTGAATGCGGGTCCTGTACCACTGAAATTCCCAATATGAAAGGCAGAATCATCGTAATGCTGATCGGGGCAACGAAAGATTGTGCTTCCTTCTCCGAGGTTACCACCGAACCGATCAAAGCGAACAAAGTCGAAAACAGTAAATATCCGAAAATAAGGAAAAGCACGAAGAATATAACGATGACCGGATCGAACATCATACGTGCGACCGCCGGATCCACGTCCAGCGCACCTTTTATCGAAAACAATCCCATTCCCAACACGCACCAGATCGCCACTTGCGTAAACGTCGCCGCCCCCAAACCGACTATTTTCCCGCACATGAGCTGGAAAGGACTGACCGAACTGATCAGTACCTCCATGATACGTGAGTTCTTTTCCTCGATTACGGAACGCATAACCAATTGCCCGTAACCAAGGATCATGCTGAACATAATGCCGACGAACACTAAGGCAC
Encoded here:
- a CDS encoding nucleotide sugar dehydrogenase, encoding MTTEKSILVVGAGFVGLATATFMANKGCSVVVAEKNPILVESLNGGKLHFHEPRLDREFRKLIKTDRLTVDEPHPDDFASAGTIVIAIDSADQKTWKMKLSAFERMAGWIGSTQRKRKGSVILKSTNVLGFAEMFAGLVARTPAADLVEVTVAPEFLREGFAYEDTASPWRVVIGTPQGHHGSAVEKLLKSLYPKRTPFVVTDLRSAELVKLGSNLYLSHRLAFINELAEYARVESLDMEAVREGIGRDPRIGLEYFTPGLGFGGSCLPKDCHLINSSELEPSFDFQTAYTALLINDQILEGIIERLKKKLGSLKGKRIAILGVAFKPETDDTRGSQAVKLAQMLRKRGAKPTLYDPYLKKAKRLPDAGLDLCKDISEALKGSRAVVVGCAHAGFKKIKPTDLVRMTGRKPVIIDYFGIFNRKNFEKQGMEFL
- a CDS encoding serine hydrolase, encoding MGIRQHIFGIGAYLLALLILSTGTLQFFEPHTTIDTQAAVNQHFHFDYDHVREKGPYLNLKAAVLVNYDNGEVLYSKHGDDVRPIASISKLISAMVILDAGIDLDHNTETITKADAYRSSKSRLTVGSQMTLRDLLHAMLLCSDNRAARALARATAGSIDAFAALMNKKAAELGLSHSRFYEPSGLDQRNVSTAIEVAKMLHYAFEYPTIAKITSKKRYEATYLNRKRYNKLPMGNTNLLIWSPYKVMAGKTGYIQASDYCLGTIVRNKTGQRLTAVVLGVPGDKLRFKEARKLLNWGFKETT
- a CDS encoding ABC transporter permease encodes the protein MRKFWIVLKREYAQVVKKKSFIVGLLLTPALMATIVVLPTFLARMKSSETENMAVIDQSRYEVGERFVESLKEYRLEDTTKPYYNVQELYKIDPADTTRFKQAEDSMRTLVSEKKLKYVLVLLPEPQLSDSNLFLITNSDNFTSLNRFEGKLSGILSSIRLEHSDINLSVDSVLELTHNVNLVTQDTKGESIPFTTKYFSALVFVGIMFSMILGYGQLVMRSVIEEKNSRIMEVLISSVSPFQLMCGKIVGLGAATFTQVAIWCVLGMGLFSIKGALDVDPAVARMMFDPVIVIFFVLFLIFGYLLFSTLFALIGSVVTSEKEAQSFVAPISITMILPFILGISVVQDPHSTMATVLSFIPLTAPTMTMMRVAFVAPTLTEISLFSGIVGEATLSLIVVIVSVLGMIWITSKIFRIGILMYGKRPTLPEIIKWIKY